The proteins below come from a single Actinomycetota bacterium genomic window:
- a CDS encoding MFS transporter, producing the protein MTTTGSQGTATRSGSRYLTLTAMLFAVAMTFIDQTIVAIAAPQIQGELGLSSDGVQWIINGYLLSLAAFFALGGRLSDMLGHKAVALTGVVIFAASSALCGLTPATSYAEPWIITFRVVQGAGAALMFPAALAIVVAAFPPRQRGSALAIFFAVSGGLTAIGPLAGGYLTQWTWRAIFWVNIPVAIVAVVLTLLATISTDRRRAPIDWLGALLIAAGMALSVLGFQQSNSWGWSSAWTWLCIVGGLLLLVAFVGYELRAAHPLIQVRIFADRAFSVDNGVLFFAMMAFVPVFFFISLYSQISLGYSATNTGLFMLWFFLGFAVASQIGGHILDRFGARWTVTVGTLVGAAGFALWAWKCTDLNATAQVPYIVTAGAGIGLLLGPASTDAVNRAIDASYGEVTGVTQTIRNYGSAVGLAVLGTLLLHVVDDRVVASLTALGVPAGQAQQAVAGYGAGTTGGTDLSALPAGQRQAFASALQQDFAQAVQVVFYGMALALVVAFVVSLWHPGGVYVDPNAPVTDSAPATGRADVVRRLLVKVGIGAAIFVVVYFIFDLL; encoded by the coding sequence ATGACGACGACCGGCAGCCAGGGCACGGCGACTCGAAGCGGGTCGAGGTACCTCACCTTGACCGCCATGCTGTTCGCCGTAGCGATGACGTTCATCGACCAGACGATCGTGGCGATCGCTGCACCGCAGATCCAGGGCGAACTCGGCCTGTCATCCGACGGCGTCCAGTGGATCATCAACGGCTATCTGCTGTCCTTGGCGGCCTTCTTCGCCCTTGGCGGCCGACTCTCGGACATGCTGGGCCACAAGGCCGTCGCGCTGACCGGGGTCGTCATCTTCGCCGCGTCGTCCGCTCTGTGCGGACTAACGCCGGCGACGTCGTACGCCGAGCCGTGGATCATCACCTTCCGCGTGGTCCAGGGCGCCGGGGCCGCCCTGATGTTCCCCGCGGCGCTGGCGATCGTCGTTGCGGCGTTCCCGCCTCGGCAGCGCGGCAGCGCACTGGCGATCTTCTTCGCCGTCAGCGGCGGCTTGACGGCCATCGGCCCGCTGGCCGGTGGCTACCTGACCCAATGGACCTGGCGTGCGATCTTCTGGGTGAATATTCCCGTCGCGATCGTCGCTGTCGTCCTGACGCTACTGGCGACCATCAGCACCGACCGACGCCGCGCCCCGATCGACTGGCTCGGTGCCCTTCTCATCGCCGCCGGAATGGCCTTGAGCGTGTTGGGATTCCAGCAGTCGAACTCGTGGGGCTGGTCGAGCGCATGGACCTGGCTCTGCATCGTCGGCGGCCTGCTCCTTCTCGTCGCTTTCGTGGGCTACGAATTGCGGGCGGCCCACCCGCTCATCCAGGTTCGGATCTTCGCCGACCGGGCGTTCAGCGTCGACAACGGCGTGCTGTTCTTCGCCATGATGGCGTTCGTCCCGGTCTTCTTCTTCATCAGTCTGTATTCGCAGATTTCGCTGGGCTACAGCGCAACCAACACCGGCCTGTTCATGCTCTGGTTCTTCCTCGGGTTCGCCGTCGCCAGCCAGATCGGCGGCCACATCCTCGACCGGTTCGGTGCGCGATGGACCGTCACAGTCGGCACGCTGGTCGGTGCCGCCGGCTTCGCGCTGTGGGCCTGGAAATGCACCGACCTGAACGCAACCGCACAGGTGCCGTACATCGTCACCGCTGGCGCCGGGATCGGACTGCTGCTCGGGCCGGCCAGCACGGACGCGGTGAACCGTGCCATCGACGCCTCGTACGGCGAAGTCACCGGCGTCACGCAAACCATCCGCAACTACGGGTCCGCGGTCGGCCTGGCGGTTCTGGGAACGCTGCTGCTGCACGTGGTGGACGACCGCGTCGTCGCTTCGTTGACCGCGCTCGGCGTCCCGGCAGGGCAAGCACAGCAGGCGGTCGCCGGTTACGGCGCCGGGACCACTGGCGGTACCGACCTCAGTGCCCTGCCCGCCGGTCAGCGCCAAGCCTTCGCCTCGGCCCTACAGCAGGACTTCGCGCAGGCGGTGCAGGTCGTGTTCTACGGCATGGCACTGGCGCTCGTCGTCGCCTTCGTCGTCAGCCTGTGGCATCCCGGCGGGGTGTACGTCGACCCCAACGCACCGGTCACTGACAGCGCCCCGGCCACGGGCCGCGCGGACGTGGTTCGGCGATTGCTGGTCAAGGTCGGAATCGGTGCCGCGATCTTCGTCGTCGTGTACTTCATCTTCGACCTGCTCTAG
- a CDS encoding hydroxyacylglutathione hydrolase, with translation MSSAGAVDADIAVVGGGASAALLVAALRRAIGAQQRVRTPRVVVVERCQRPPGTGVAYSTVEQQHLLNVRADALGADPQDPGGFVSWCATKGFSYGVDDFVPRSRYGQYLNEQLTATCGIDVSVRRADVVALRARPAGGWTVATTAGDLAAAAVVLATGNAAPGAPAALAALGRSGRYVGDPWRTDLAARASGIADVLVVGSGLTMVDVVLTVTAVSPAARITVVSRHGLLPQAHRRGRDAPVSIVTAAQADRGDVDPRELLRRVRLALAEGAAWRAVVDGLRPVTAQLWGSWSDAQRRQALEHAGRRWEVHRHRMAPAVADRMAALHRAGRIEIHAGTVHSLVHGADDRISYRVRGDAGVGELRQADLVVNATGPAASVVDDSHPLPTSLLTAGYARPGPLGIGLETDPTGRVRDAAGRVQLRLFAIGSLRRGTLWESTAIPELRSQAVDIAAQLATLPDATAPDRAPAPDRSPAPDRATASDCSPEPATSSRPGDAPSPVPRAAPV, from the coding sequence ATGTCATCTGCCGGTGCGGTCGACGCCGATATCGCCGTCGTCGGGGGCGGCGCAAGCGCGGCGCTGCTCGTGGCCGCGCTGCGGCGAGCCATCGGCGCCCAGCAGCGGGTCCGCACCCCGCGGGTCGTGGTCGTCGAACGATGTCAGCGGCCGCCCGGGACCGGCGTGGCCTATTCCACCGTCGAGCAGCAGCATCTGCTCAACGTGCGCGCCGACGCGCTCGGCGCCGATCCGCAGGATCCGGGCGGCTTCGTGTCGTGGTGTGCGACAAAGGGATTCTCGTACGGCGTCGACGATTTCGTACCTCGGTCGCGGTACGGGCAATACCTCAACGAGCAGCTGACCGCGACCTGCGGGATCGACGTCTCGGTCCGTCGAGCGGACGTCGTCGCGCTACGAGCCCGACCGGCCGGCGGCTGGACGGTTGCCACGACGGCAGGCGACCTCGCGGCGGCCGCCGTCGTGCTGGCGACCGGGAATGCCGCGCCCGGTGCTCCCGCCGCGCTGGCCGCGCTCGGACGGTCGGGCCGATACGTCGGCGATCCGTGGCGAACCGACCTCGCGGCCCGAGCGAGCGGCATCGCCGACGTCCTCGTCGTCGGGTCCGGACTGACCATGGTCGACGTCGTCCTCACGGTGACGGCGGTCTCGCCCGCCGCCCGCATCACCGTGGTGTCGCGGCACGGCCTGCTCCCGCAGGCGCACCGCCGGGGACGGGACGCGCCGGTCAGCATCGTGACAGCCGCGCAGGCCGATCGCGGCGACGTCGATCCGCGGGAGCTGCTCCGCCGGGTCAGGCTCGCCCTCGCCGAGGGGGCGGCCTGGCGGGCGGTCGTCGACGGCCTGCGACCGGTCACCGCGCAGCTGTGGGGGAGCTGGTCGGATGCCCAGCGCCGGCAGGCCCTCGAGCATGCCGGCCGTCGTTGGGAGGTCCACCGGCACCGTATGGCCCCCGCCGTCGCCGACCGGATGGCGGCGTTGCACCGCGCCGGCCGCATCGAGATCCACGCTGGCACCGTCCACTCGTTGGTCCACGGTGCCGACGACCGGATCTCCTACCGAGTGCGCGGCGATGCCGGCGTAGGCGAGTTGCGTCAGGCGGACCTGGTCGTCAACGCCACCGGCCCGGCGGCCAGCGTCGTGGACGACAGTCACCCGCTGCCGACGTCGCTGCTCACCGCGGGGTATGCCCGTCCCGGGCCGCTGGGCATCGGCCTGGAAACCGATCCCACCGGGCGGGTTCGCGACGCGGCAGGACGAGTCCAGTTGCGGCTCTTCGCGATCGGTTCGTTGCGTCGCGGGACGCTGTGGGAGAGCACGGCGATTCCGGAGCTGCGGTCGCAGGCGGTCGACATTGCGGCGCAACTCGCCACGCTGCCCGATGCGACTGCGCCAGACCGCGCGCCCGCGCCTGACCGCTCGCCGGCACCGGATCGCGCGACTGCGTCCGACTGCTCGCCTGAGCCAGCAACGTCGTCCCGGCCCGGTGATGCACCGTCGCCGGTGCCGCGCGCCGCGCCGGTGTAG
- a CDS encoding ketopantoate reductase family protein, whose amino-acid sequence MVARYVIYGAGAIGGCIGGALATAGHEVVLVARGEHLAAMQSRGLRMLTPAGEQRPPAVAVGSAAEARVGRDDVVVIATKSQDTEAVVTDLASTGVTPAAVVCAQNGVDNERVVARRGLPAYGMYVVVPAAYQEAGVVELYGSPVGGVLDLGRFPTGSDEIAAAVASDLTRAGFSAEASADIMRWKYAKLLDNVGNALDAACGFEAREHSLFARARAEAQACFAAAGIHPVSAEDTRARAAVLSGRLPVSGRQYPGSSSWQSLARGTGSIEADWLNGEIVLLGTQYGISTPVNAMLQRTANRMARQRLAPGTLAIADLEAQLAR is encoded by the coding sequence ATGGTTGCCCGCTACGTGATCTATGGCGCCGGTGCCATCGGGGGCTGCATCGGCGGCGCGCTGGCCACCGCCGGCCACGAGGTGGTTCTCGTGGCCCGCGGTGAGCACCTGGCCGCGATGCAGTCGCGCGGGCTGCGCATGCTCACGCCGGCCGGCGAGCAGCGGCCGCCGGCCGTCGCGGTGGGATCGGCAGCCGAGGCGCGGGTAGGCCGTGACGACGTCGTCGTCATCGCGACGAAGAGCCAGGACACTGAGGCGGTCGTGACCGACCTGGCCAGTACCGGGGTCACCCCGGCTGCGGTCGTCTGTGCTCAGAATGGCGTCGACAACGAGCGGGTGGTGGCGCGGCGCGGCCTGCCTGCCTACGGAATGTATGTCGTGGTGCCCGCGGCGTACCAGGAGGCCGGCGTCGTCGAGCTCTACGGTAGCCCGGTCGGGGGCGTCCTCGATCTCGGCAGGTTTCCTACGGGTTCGGACGAGATCGCCGCAGCCGTGGCGTCGGATCTGACCCGGGCGGGGTTCAGCGCCGAAGCGAGCGCCGACATCATGCGATGGAAGTACGCGAAGTTGCTGGACAACGTCGGCAACGCGCTCGACGCCGCGTGCGGCTTCGAAGCGCGCGAACACTCGCTTTTCGCCCGGGCCCGGGCGGAGGCGCAGGCCTGCTTCGCCGCGGCCGGAATCCACCCCGTGTCGGCTGAGGACACCCGAGCGCGGGCGGCAGTCCTCTCCGGGCGGTTGCCGGTGTCCGGCCGGCAATACCCCGGCAGTTCGTCCTGGCAGAGCCTCGCCCGGGGGACCGGAAGCATCGAGGCCGACTGGCTCAACGGTGAAATCGTGCTGCTCGGCACGCAGTACGGCATCTCGACGCCGGTCAACGCGATGCTGCAGCGGACGGCCAACCGGATGGCACGGCAGCGACTGGCTCCCGGCACGCTCGCGATCGCCGATCTGGAGGCACAGCTGGCGCGCTAG
- a CDS encoding MarR family transcriptional regulator produces MTVRRGARTLRDVPDSLVDTYFPALLRHGQAVYAAVINRRLAEEGYGDIPRHGIQVLGAVHAGRTSLGSIIDELRFSKQAMGQLVDTLAARGYVERRIDADDRRRVTVSLTERGKAAVQWGEAALELVDEALERAVGTAQVRHCRLALATLANLPPDDIVADAKTRDADRAS; encoded by the coding sequence TTGACTGTCCGGCGCGGCGCTCGTACCCTCCGGGATGTGCCCGATAGCCTGGTCGACACCTACTTTCCTGCCCTGCTTCGCCACGGTCAGGCCGTCTACGCAGCCGTGATCAACCGGCGGCTCGCTGAGGAAGGGTACGGCGACATCCCGCGGCACGGCATTCAGGTGCTGGGCGCGGTCCACGCTGGGCGGACGTCGCTCGGGTCGATCATCGACGAACTCCGTTTCTCCAAGCAGGCGATGGGCCAGCTCGTCGACACGCTCGCGGCTCGCGGCTACGTCGAGCGTCGGATCGACGCCGACGACCGGCGCCGGGTCACGGTCTCCCTGACCGAACGCGGCAAGGCGGCCGTCCAGTGGGGGGAAGCCGCGCTCGAGCTGGTGGACGAGGCGTTGGAGCGGGCGGTGGGGACCGCGCAGGTCCGGCACTGTCGCCTCGCGCTGGCGACCCTGGCCAACCTGCCGCCCGACGACATCGTCGCCGACGCCAAGACCCGGGATGCGGATCGAGCGTCCTGA
- a CDS encoding flavin reductase: MMMSVVDVTTVRTYDVDPQDFRRAFRRHAAGVAVVTFMTAEGPRGFTATSVTSVSLQPPLVSFAVSATSSTFAAMSDADSCVIHLLGHEQDVVARRFAQRGVDRFAPPIAWSTLPSGEPLLAGATAWLRCAVRQRIPVGDHTLVIAEALEVHEDGAAPGLVYHDGLYHPVGRVDD, translated from the coding sequence ATGATGATGTCCGTTGTCGACGTAACGACCGTGAGGACGTACGACGTGGATCCGCAGGACTTCCGCCGAGCCTTCCGGCGGCATGCGGCCGGAGTTGCCGTCGTCACGTTCATGACCGCGGAAGGTCCCCGCGGCTTCACCGCGACCTCGGTGACGTCGGTCTCGCTGCAGCCCCCGCTGGTCTCGTTCGCGGTATCGGCGACGTCGTCCACCTTTGCCGCCATGTCCGATGCGGACTCGTGCGTGATTCACCTGCTCGGCCATGAGCAGGACGTCGTCGCCCGACGATTCGCCCAGCGGGGCGTGGATCGCTTCGCTCCCCCGATCGCCTGGTCGACGCTGCCGTCGGGCGAACCACTGCTGGCCGGGGCGACCGCCTGGTTGCGTTGCGCCGTACGCCAACGGATCCCGGTCGGCGACCACACCCTGGTCATCGCCGAAGCACTGGAAGTACACGAGGACGGCGCCGCCCCCGGCTTGGTCTACCACGACGGCCTGTACCACCCCGTCGGCCGCGTCGACGACTAA
- a CDS encoding class II aldolase/adducin family protein translates to MTLIADPPARSDFARSLSVRTPRLPGPPQFTSAADERLHRKQRLAAALRIFGRYGYDEGLAGHITARDPELTYHFWVNPLGRAFSRISVSDLILVDPAGRVVYGEAPVNQAAFAIHSAVHAARPDVVSAAHSHSIHGKALAALREPLEPLSQDACLLYERQAVVEFGGVALDAEEGRRIAAGLGSNRLALLANHGFLTVGGSVEEAAALFVIAERNAQVQLLAKAAGDVKPISHEVATYTRNQGESAGDFGWYLFAGLWEQIVHEQPDLLW, encoded by the coding sequence ATGACGCTCATCGCCGATCCGCCGGCTCGATCGGACTTCGCCCGGTCGTTGTCGGTTCGCACTCCCCGGCTGCCGGGCCCGCCGCAGTTCACATCGGCGGCCGACGAGCGGCTGCACCGCAAGCAGCGGCTCGCCGCGGCCCTGCGGATCTTCGGACGGTACGGGTACGACGAAGGACTGGCCGGTCACATCACCGCCCGGGATCCCGAGTTGACCTACCACTTCTGGGTCAATCCGCTGGGGCGCGCGTTCAGCCGGATCAGCGTCTCCGACCTGATCCTGGTCGACCCCGCCGGCCGCGTCGTCTACGGCGAGGCGCCGGTCAACCAGGCTGCGTTCGCGATCCACTCGGCGGTTCACGCCGCCCGGCCCGACGTCGTGTCGGCCGCTCACAGCCATTCGATTCACGGCAAGGCGCTGGCCGCACTGCGGGAGCCGCTCGAGCCGCTCAGTCAGGACGCCTGCCTGCTGTACGAGCGACAGGCCGTGGTCGAATTCGGCGGCGTAGCGCTGGACGCTGAGGAAGGCCGCCGAATCGCTGCTGGCCTGGGTTCGAATCGGCTGGCACTGTTGGCCAATCACGGCTTCCTGACAGTCGGTGGGAGTGTCGAGGAAGCCGCGGCGTTGTTCGTGATCGCCGAGCGCAACGCGCAGGTGCAGCTACTGGCGAAGGCGGCCGGGGACGTCAAGCCGATCTCGCACGAGGTCGCGACCTACACCCGGAACCAGGGCGAGAGCGCCGGCGACTTCGGGTGGTACCTGTTCGCCGGCTTGTGGGAGCAGATCGTGCACGAGCAGCCGGACCTATTGTGGTGA
- a CDS encoding dienelactone hydrolase family protein, translated as MTHEPRQNVTFRSNGGHAHGYRAVPPSGSGPALLVIQEWWGLDDHVADLVDRFAGEGFVALAPDLYGGTVTHDSDRASELLAELPVERAVQDLSGAVDHLLFDPAVTSTRVGAVGFCIGGGFVLQLAAARPDSVGAAVPFYGIGPGVPEDYSSIRAPIQGHYAEQDTFYPVEQAKEQERDIRSQAGVPVEFFYYPAGHAFLNDKDLLNTYDADLAELAWRRAVTFLHQHLG; from the coding sequence GTGACCCATGAGCCGCGCCAGAACGTGACGTTCCGGAGCAACGGGGGGCACGCGCACGGCTATCGCGCGGTGCCGCCGTCCGGGTCGGGTCCGGCACTGTTGGTCATCCAGGAATGGTGGGGGCTGGACGATCACGTCGCCGACCTCGTGGACCGGTTCGCCGGCGAGGGCTTCGTGGCGTTGGCGCCCGACCTCTACGGCGGGACGGTCACTCACGACTCGGATCGGGCCTCCGAGCTGTTGGCGGAGTTGCCCGTCGAGCGTGCCGTGCAGGACCTGTCGGGGGCGGTCGACCACCTGCTGTTCGATCCGGCAGTGACGTCCACCCGGGTGGGTGCGGTCGGATTCTGTATCGGAGGGGGATTCGTCCTGCAGCTGGCTGCGGCGCGACCCGACAGCGTCGGGGCGGCGGTTCCGTTCTACGGGATCGGACCTGGGGTGCCGGAGGACTATTCGTCGATCAGGGCGCCGATCCAAGGCCACTATGCGGAGCAGGACACTTTCTACCCGGTAGAGCAGGCCAAGGAGCAGGAGCGCGACATCCGAAGCCAGGCCGGCGTTCCGGTCGAGTTCTTCTACTACCCGGCCGGTCATGCGTTTCTCAACGACAAAGATCTGCTGAACACCTATGACGCCGATCTCGCCGAGTTGGCGTGGCGCCGAGCCGTGACGTTCCTCCACCAACACCTCGGCTGA
- a CDS encoding amidohydrolase, producing the protein MSGFIDADTHVLETDASWDYLDPTERDLRPKTIEFQDEVHSGYEQMRAFGGRSKQMWIIDDNVSRRHPGDGRASGFGKEYQAEAMFLTDPSVRLRDMDELGVDKQIVISTFFIGAELERPITEAALTRSWNRWMADRVADSGGRLNWLVVPGTRTMERALQEIEFGRANGAVGVMLKGVEHGMYLNDPYFYPLYAKAQELDMTIGVHLGFAWRRADVRDISNLLPTPPAYVDNLAALMKGFYAVLASDLHTRFPRLRWVFLEGGSTWVQMIFQQHQRLISTSKPGSFVNSGNRTSVTIDPLDTAELMAEKKMYVACEVDEEIARIASITGRSQLIFGTDYGHNDVGCDPTGLELVTKREDLDADLAQAIVRDNALAAFALH; encoded by the coding sequence ATGAGCGGGTTCATCGATGCCGACACCCATGTCCTGGAGACGGACGCGTCTTGGGACTACCTCGATCCCACCGAGCGGGATCTTCGACCGAAAACCATCGAGTTCCAGGACGAAGTGCATTCCGGCTACGAGCAGATGCGCGCGTTCGGGGGTCGCTCGAAGCAGATGTGGATCATCGACGACAACGTGTCGCGCCGCCACCCCGGCGATGGCCGAGCGAGCGGTTTCGGCAAGGAGTATCAGGCCGAGGCGATGTTCCTGACCGATCCTTCGGTTCGGCTGCGGGATATGGACGAGCTGGGCGTCGATAAGCAGATCGTCATCTCCACCTTCTTCATCGGTGCTGAGCTCGAACGGCCCATCACCGAGGCCGCCTTGACCCGCAGCTGGAATCGCTGGATGGCCGACCGTGTCGCGGACAGCGGCGGCCGTCTCAACTGGCTGGTCGTGCCCGGCACCCGGACGATGGAACGGGCGCTGCAGGAGATCGAGTTCGGGCGGGCCAACGGCGCGGTGGGCGTCATGCTCAAAGGCGTCGAACATGGCATGTACCTGAACGATCCCTACTTCTACCCGTTGTACGCCAAGGCGCAAGAGCTGGATATGACCATCGGCGTTCATCTCGGGTTCGCCTGGCGGCGTGCCGATGTGCGGGACATCAGCAACCTGCTGCCGACGCCGCCGGCGTACGTCGACAACCTGGCCGCGCTCATGAAGGGGTTCTACGCGGTCCTGGCGTCCGACCTGCACACCCGGTTCCCGCGGTTGCGCTGGGTCTTCCTCGAAGGCGGCTCGACCTGGGTTCAGATGATCTTCCAGCAGCACCAGAGGCTGATCTCCACGTCCAAGCCCGGCAGCTTCGTGAACTCCGGCAACCGCACGTCGGTGACCATCGACCCACTCGACACCGCGGAGCTGATGGCGGAGAAGAAGATGTACGTCGCCTGCGAGGTGGACGAAGAGATCGCGCGCATCGCGTCGATCACCGGTCGCAGCCAGCTGATCTTCGGGACCGACTACGGTCACAATGATGTGGGTTGTGACCCGACCGGGCTCGAGCTGGTGACCAAACGGGAGGACCTGGATGCCGATCTCGCCCAAGCCATCGTCCGCGACAATGCCCTGGCGGCGTTCGCGCTGCACTGA
- a CDS encoding LLM class flavin-dependent oxidoreductase, which produces MKVRVGIGIGEFPADARPWFDAVLDACERLNIDSIWLSQRLRDRYLSPFVAISYAAARTTRLKLGTSVVVLPGTNPVLMAEAMASIAVLAPRRFLPVFGLGPAYQQDRGAFPVSSRGRGHDFDESLVVVRRLLEAGGRTASATDSAAASDAAESSGGGHSGIDIEAGRIRLSGFVLAPQPDPPLDLWVGGRAPAALRRAGRLADGWLGSGVPPSEAEAAVRLVQQAAAEAGRVVDPEHFGMTIPWTATPGGRDAFLAARRGGGPAPGGVPVGWQQLRELLDAYIAGGLSKFVVRPVEAGAHLLPWLDEFAAEVLPLQT; this is translated from the coding sequence GTGAAGGTCCGGGTCGGTATCGGTATCGGGGAGTTTCCAGCGGATGCCCGCCCGTGGTTCGATGCGGTCCTCGACGCCTGTGAGCGGCTGAACATCGACTCGATCTGGCTGTCCCAGCGGCTGCGGGACCGCTACCTGTCACCCTTCGTCGCGATTTCCTACGCCGCAGCCAGGACCACCCGGCTGAAGCTGGGCACGTCGGTCGTCGTCCTGCCCGGGACCAATCCGGTACTCATGGCCGAAGCGATGGCCTCCATCGCTGTGCTGGCGCCGCGGCGGTTCCTGCCGGTGTTCGGCCTGGGGCCGGCATACCAGCAGGACCGTGGCGCGTTTCCGGTGAGCAGCCGCGGTCGTGGCCACGACTTCGACGAGTCGTTGGTGGTGGTACGGCGGCTGCTGGAAGCCGGCGGCCGGACCGCCTCGGCGACCGACTCCGCTGCCGCGTCCGACGCTGCCGAGAGTTCCGGCGGCGGGCACTCCGGCATCGACATCGAGGCCGGCCGGATTCGGCTGAGCGGCTTCGTCCTGGCGCCCCAGCCAGACCCCCCGCTGGATCTGTGGGTCGGTGGCCGGGCGCCTGCGGCGCTGCGCCGCGCCGGTCGGCTCGCTGACGGCTGGCTGGGCTCCGGCGTTCCGCCGTCGGAGGCCGAGGCCGCCGTTCGCCTCGTGCAGCAGGCCGCCGCAGAGGCAGGCCGGGTGGTCGACCCCGAGCACTTCGGTATGACGATTCCCTGGACAGCAACCCCTGGCGGGCGCGACGCGTTCCTGGCCGCACGGCGCGGCGGTGGCCCTGCGCCGGGAGGCGTCCCGGTCGGCTGGCAGCAGTTGCGCGAGTTGCTCGACGCCTACATCGCCGGCGGCCTGAGCAAGTTCGTCGTGCGGCCGGTCGAGGCGGGGGCCCACCTGCTGCCATGGTTGGACGAGTTCGCCGCCGAGGTGCTTCCGTTGCAGACCTGA
- a CDS encoding ABC transporter substrate-binding protein, translated as MGGVGQLRRAAVAGVAVAVASALVSGCGSSEAAGTAPTASADLAGVTLRVGQTGYGNVAALLKAAGIDSTPYKVEFSVFQGGNLQLEAMAAGALDVATTSEIPPIFASLAAGGGNFKIVAVQRGSTLQQEVLVPAGSTITDIAGLKGKRVAYVKSTTAQYFLDKLLRQAGLSWTDVTAVDLTVPDGLAALLSGQVDALATYGNAVVGAHAKGAVTIGTGKDVLSGNFPWETTPAVISDAAKSAALADLFGRVQRGYEWARAHADEWAAIVAGLTKQPVDQALNTFLLQETQTPTQLVAVSDKAIASQQDVADVLRAGGTLPKQVDVAGLWSDAFTAALTALPSPSARAVSTASPASGSPAGGSPAAVSSSPATATATASSAARN; from the coding sequence ATCGGCGGTGTCGGGCAGTTACGGCGTGCTGCTGTGGCAGGCGTCGCCGTGGCCGTCGCCAGCGCGCTCGTCTCCGGTTGCGGCAGTTCTGAAGCGGCGGGCACCGCGCCGACGGCATCGGCCGACCTGGCCGGTGTCACGCTTCGGGTCGGCCAGACCGGGTACGGCAACGTGGCCGCCTTGTTGAAGGCAGCCGGTATCGACAGCACCCCGTACAAGGTCGAGTTCAGCGTCTTCCAGGGCGGCAATCTCCAGTTGGAAGCGATGGCCGCCGGTGCGCTCGACGTGGCGACCACCAGCGAGATCCCGCCGATCTTCGCCAGCCTCGCCGCCGGCGGCGGCAACTTCAAGATTGTCGCCGTACAACGGGGCAGCACGCTGCAACAGGAGGTCCTGGTCCCGGCCGGATCGACCATCACCGACATTGCGGGCCTGAAGGGCAAGCGGGTGGCGTACGTGAAGTCGACCACGGCCCAGTACTTCCTGGACAAGTTGTTGCGACAGGCAGGCCTGAGCTGGACGGATGTCACGGCGGTCGACCTCACCGTGCCGGACGGCCTGGCCGCGCTGTTGTCCGGCCAGGTCGATGCCCTGGCGACCTACGGCAACGCCGTGGTCGGTGCTCACGCCAAAGGTGCGGTGACGATCGGGACGGGCAAGGACGTCCTGTCGGGCAACTTCCCGTGGGAGACAACGCCAGCGGTGATCTCGGATGCCGCGAAGTCCGCCGCACTCGCAGATCTGTTCGGCCGGGTCCAGCGCGGCTACGAGTGGGCACGTGCGCACGCCGACGAGTGGGCGGCGATCGTGGCCGGTCTGACCAAGCAGCCGGTCGACCAAGCACTGAACACGTTCCTGCTGCAGGAGACTCAGACGCCGACGCAATTGGTCGCCGTATCGGACAAGGCGATCGCCTCACAACAGGACGTCGCCGACGTCCTGCGTGCCGGCGGCACGCTGCCCAAGCAGGTCGACGTCGCGGGCTTGTGGTCGGACGCTTTCACCGCGGCATTGACGGCGCTGCCGTCACCTTCGGCTCGTGCCGTGTCCACCGCGTCACCGGCGAGTGGGTCGCCGGCCGGTGGTTCGCCAGCCGCTGTCTCGTCGTCCCCGGCGACGGCGACGGCGACGGCCTCGTCCGCGGCGCGCAACTGA